One Streptomyces dangxiongensis genomic window, CGGCGGCGGCCTTGCGGGCCGCTTCCTCGGCGTCCTTCTTGGCGCTCGTGTCCGCGGCGATGGCCTGCGCGTCGGCCTGCTGAGTGAGGGACGCGGTCTGCACCTGCGCCTGCTGAGACGCGGGGATGTCCGCGAGGAGCGTCGCGTCGGCTGCCGTCGCCTCGGCGTCGTTGGTCTGCGCGGTGCTGCCCGAGGCAACTCCGACGACGCTTCCGACGGCGGTGACCGCGGTGGCCGAGGCCACTGCGAATCCCCGGACCGAAATCCGGCTCACACGGTTTCCTTCCAGCACCGTCCGCTTCGGTGACCCTGGCGGACGCGATCGTGCCCCTGACACTGGCCTCCCAACTACGGGGTCACGGGAGGCGCGGACCCGGTGGGCAACTCCCCGGAAGGGAGCGCCGCGTGGTGCTCGGGCGGCATACGGCGTCGTTATGGAGTTGAAAGTGCTGCTGTTGTGCCATACCGCTGGGGGTACACGTGTGCCGTATGCGGGGCCTGACAGGACTGAGACTCTGCCGTAACCCGACGGCGGGTGGCAATTCTGTGCTGCGTGTGAAAGCTCACATCCCGTTTGCGCCCGGGGATTTCAGGAAACCCCCACACACGAAGGCGCCGCCCGGCTAGGCTCCTATGCCTTTGCCGGACGGCGCCAAGTGGGCGTTACCGGATCAGATGTGACCGTCCTCCAGCATTTCGGTCACGAGCGCCGCGATCTGGGACCTCTCGGAACGCGTGAGGGTGACGTGCGCGAAGAGGGGGTGCCCCTTCAGCTTCTCGACCACGGCGACCACACCGTCGTAACGGCCGACGCGCAGGTTGTCCCGCTGTGCCACGTCGTGGGTCAGCACCACCCGCGAGTTGGCGCCGATCCGGGACAGGACGGTCAGCAGCACGTTCCGTTCGAGCGACTGCGCCTCGTCCACGATCACGAACGCGTCGTGCAGCGAGCGTCCGCGGATGTGGGTGAGCGGGAGCACCTCGAGCATCCCGCGCGCGGTGACCTCCTCGATGACCTCGCGGCTGGTGACCGCGGAGAGGGTGTCGAAGACGGCCTGCGCCCAGGGGCTCATCTTCTCGGACTCGGAGCCCGGCAGATAGCCCAGCTCCTGCCCGCCGACCGCGTACAGCGGGCGGAAGACCATCACCTTCTGGTGCTGGCGGCGCTCCAGGACCGCCTCCAGGCCCGCGCACAGCGCCAGCGCCGACTTGCCGGTGCCGGCCCGGCCGCCCATCGACAGGATGCCGACGTCCGGGTCGAGCAGCAGGTCGAGCGCGATGCGCTGCTCGGCGCTGCGGCCCTTGATGCCGAACGCCTCCCGGTCCCCGCGCACCAGGCGGATGTTGCCGTCGGCGGTGACCCTGCCGAGCGCCTTGCCGCGCTCGGACTGGATGGTCAGTCCGGTGTGCACGGGGAGGTCGGCGGCCTCCGGGACGTACACGTGCCCTTCCTCGAAGAGGATGTCCACCTGCTCACCGGGGAGGGTGAGTTCGGACATGCCGGTCCAGCCGGAGTTCTCCGTGATGGCGAGTTCGGCCCGGTACTCCTCGGCGAGGAGGCCGACCGAGGATGCCTTGATCCTGAGCGGCAGGTCCTTCGACACGACGGTGACGTCGTACCCCTCGGCCTGGAGGTTGCGGGCGACCGCGAGGATGCGGGAGTCGTTGTCCCCCAGGCGGTAGCCGCTGGGCAGCACGCTGGGGTCCGAGTGGTTCAGCTCGACACGGATCGTCCCGCCGAGTTCCCCGATCGGGATGGGGGCGTCGAGGCGGCCGTGCTTCACCCGGTAGTCGTCCAGCAGGCGCAGGGCCTGGCGGGCGAAGTAGCCGAGTTCGGGATGGTGCCGCTTGGCCTCCAGTTCCGTGACCACCACGATGGGGAGCACGACCTCGTGCTCGTCGAAGCGGGTCAGAGCGTTCGGGTCGGCCAGCAGGACGCTGGTGTCGAGGACATAGGTGCGCCGGTCTGGCTTGTGGCGCTTTGTGCTGGTCACCACGGAAGGACGTACCCCCTCGGATGAGGTCGGGGAGCGACGGAGTGGGAGCAGTGCCGGGAAGGCGGGGAGGGTGGGGAGATACGGCCCGGCAGGGCGGAGTGATCCATGCCGGTCGATGACCGCCCCGCGTGGGGCCGGCGACCGGCCCTCCGCCTCTTCGTCCGTGCCGTCAGGGCACGATCGGGCTGGTGCAAGGGGCCTCCCGGGCGGACGGCCCCGAGCCGCCCGCTGAGATCCGACACCCGTGGTTCGGGTGTCGACCTGTCTGGACTATGCCCTCGAACGCGCGCCGCCATGCAAATGCGGCCAACAGCGCGACGGTGAACTCCTGCTTACGCCGGCCCCAACCGGGGCACACGACGACGCCCCGTCACCGGCGGGTGGCGGGGCGGGGCCGGGGGTCAGCCGCCGTAGCGGCGGTGACGTGCGGCGTAGTCGCGCATGGCGCGCAGGAAGTCGACCTTGCGGAAGGCCGGCCAGAAGACCTCGCAGAAGTAGTACTCGGAGTGCGCCGTCTGCCAGAGCATGAATCCGGACAGCCGCTGCTCACCGCTGGTGCGGATCACCAGGTCGGGGTCGGGCTGGGCGCGGGTGTACAGGTGCCGGCCGATCATGTCGACGTCGACGGAGTCGGCGAGTTCCGCCATCGGCACGCCCTTGTCGTGGGCGTCGAGCAGCATGGAGCGCACGGCGTCGGCGATCTCCTGCCGGCCGCCGTAGCCGATGGCCACGTTGACGACTATGCCGTCGATGTGGGCGGTGGCCTCCTCGGCCTCCTTCAGGGTGCGCTGCATGCCCGCGGGCAGCAGGTCCAGGGTGCCGACGTGGTGGACGCGCCAGCGGCCGTCGGCGGCGAGGGTGCGGACGACGTCCTCGATGATGCCGAGCAGGGGGACCAGCTCGTCCCGCGGCCGGTCGAAGTTGTCGGTCGACAGCAGCCACAGGGTGACGACCTCGACGTCGGTCTCGGAGCACCAGCCGAGGAACTCCTCGATCTTCTCGGCACCGGCCCGGTGCCCGTGGACGGTGCTGGAGCCGCTCGCCTTCGCCCAGCGGCGGTTGCCGTCCATGATGACGCCGATGTGCTTGGGCACCTGAGCGTGGTCCAGGTGGCCTTCCACCCGGCGTGCGTAGAGCCTGACGAGCAGGCCGCGCAGCTTGTCGCGCAGGTTCACGTGACCCTCCGGGGGTTGGGCGCGGAGCAGGGGTGCCGGAGCCGTAGCCTACCCCTGCCGAAGGCCTGGTTCCGGCCCGGGGCTTGGGGGGTGGGGTTCGTACGGTTTCGCCGCCGGGCGCGTCCGCCGGAGCGGCTGGGCCGGGGCGGGGCCGCCGGGGCGGGCCGCTGCCGCGCGGCGCGGTCCCCGTCGGTGAGGACGCCGGACCCGCGCCGGGAGGTTCCGGCACGGGGACGAAAGAACGGGCCGGTCCGTGGGGGGGAGACGGACCGGCCCGAGGGGGGGTTTCCACCATAAACCCTTCGTAAGTGATGGTGGGGCATCGGCGCGCCACAACTACTCTCCGGAATCACCTGGCAACGCCCCGGCGCCCACGGAATGCTGCATTCAGCAGTGACGTAAGGCCGATTCGCGACGGAATCCCAGGTGAATCCGGCCGAATGCACGTGCATTCGTAAGGATTGCGCCATCTTGAGGTGTGTCCGTGCGTCGTCCGGGGATCCCCCCGCCGGGCGACGCCGTCAGCCGACGGTTCCGCCGCGGGTCCGCGTGCCGGCTCACCGGCGGACCGGCTTGCGAGATCCGAACCGCCGGCGGTGTCCCTCAGGTCGTCGGGGCGGCCGCCCCGAGGGCCAGCAGCGTGTGTTCCCGCTCCCCGTGCCGGACCGTGCCGACCCGCTCGAAGCCGTGTCTCTCCAGCAGCCGGACGGAGGCGGCGTTGCCGGAGAACGGGTCGGCGTACAGCGGACGTACGCGCTCCAGCTCCAGGAAGAGGCCGAGGGCACGGGTGCCGATGCCGCGGCCCCAGTAGGGCCGCCCGAGCCAGTACCCGAGGAACCGGCGCCCGCCGACGGTCCACGACACGACGCTCCCGGCGACCTCCCCGCCGGCCGTGACCGTCCGCACCAGGCAGTCCGGGTCCGGGAGCACCCGCTCCCGCCAGTGCCGGAGGAAGTCGTCCCGCGGCCGGGGGGTGAACGTCGAACGCCGGACGGCTTCCGGGTCGTGCTCATAGGCGAAGAGGACCTCCAGGTCCTCGTCCAGGACGTCGCGCAGGACCACCGTGTCGTGTACGTCGCTCATACGGCGCAGTGTGACAGCCGCCACTGACAACGCTCCCGTTCACGGCAGCAGCGGCCGGACCTCCTCGGCGGCGAAGCGCACGAAGCCCTCCGGGTCGGGCTCGTCCGCGGTCGGCTGGAGGACGACGGTGTCCGCTCCGGCCTCCGCGAGGCGCCGCACGGCCCCGGCCACCGCGGCGGCGTCCCCCGCCACCCCCACGTCCGGTACCGACGCCACCCCCTCGGCGGCGAGTTCGGCGCGCAGCCGGGCGTCGGCGCCCGCCCCCGTGGCGGCCAGGAGGTAGACGACGACCCGGTGGTGGCCGTCGCGCCCGGCCTCCCGCCGCCCCTCCTCGGCGAGCCGTCGGGCCCGCCGTACGCCGTCCACGGAGGTGGCGGCCGTCAGGAGGGTGCCGTCGGCCTTCGCACCGGAGAGCCGGAGCGTACGGGGGCCGGTACCGCCGGCGAGTACGTCGACCGGGCGCCGCGGGGGCCAGTCGAGGGCGACGTCGTCCAGTCGGACGTACCGGCCGCGCACACTCACCCGTTCCCCGCGCAACAGGGCGCGCAGCGCGTCGAGATGTTCACCGAGCAGACCGAGCGGCGAGTCGGCCCGGGCCCCGACCTGCCCCATCCAGTCCTGCACCCCGTGGCCCACGGTCAGGACGGCCCGGCCGGGGAACAGGCGCTCCAGGGTTGCGGCCTCCATCGCGGTGACGGCCACGTTCCTGAGCGGCACGGGCAACAGGCCGATGCCGATCCGCACCCGCTCGGTCCAGGCGAGCGCGGCGGCGGCCATGGACACCCCGCCCTCCAGGAAACAGTCCTCCCACAGCCACAGCTCCTCCTCCAGCCCCACCTCGTCCGCGAGGCGGGCGACGGCCCGCAACCGCTCGGGCGGGAGCTGGGGACGGAACACGACACCGAGTGCAGTCATGAGGCCCTTCCTAGTGGGGAGGACGGGAAAGGACAACGCAATTACGCACCGGGGGACTCGCCGCTCCCCGCGGAGGGCGGAGAACGGAGGGGGAAGGACGGAGGGGGAAGGACGGGGCATGGACAGGGATCTGGGCATGGACAGGGATCTGGGCTTGGGTGGGGACATGGACATGGGCGGGGACGTTCAGGGGGCCGGGGACGCGCAGCGGGCCGGCATCTCGGACGGGGCCGAGAGCGGGGAGGGAGCCGGGGGCATCGAGAGGGCGAGGGGTGAGGCGCGGGGCAGGGACGCGGACGGGGGCAGGGGCCGGGATCGGGCAGGGTGGCGGCGGGACGGGGGCGGGTGGCTGGTCCCGCGGTCGGAGACCGGGGAGGCACTCGCCGCGCCCGTCCCCCTGGAGATCGCAGCCTCCTACCGGGCGCGGACGCGGGGTCTCCTGGGCCGGGACTCGGTCGACGGGGCGTTGCTGCTGTCACCGGCGAGCGGGGTGCACACGTTCGGGATGCGGATCCCGATCGACGTCGCCTACCTGGACCGCCGACTGACGGTCCTGGCCGTGCGCACGATGCCCCCGGGCCGCCTGGGCCTGCCCCGCCTGCGGGCACGGGCACGTGCTGGAGGCGGCGGCCGGGGCGATGGCGGGGTGGGGGCTGCGGGCCGGGGTGCGGGTGGAGGTGGAGAGGGAGAGGGAGGTGGAGAGCGAGAGCGAGAGGGGGCTTGGGAGGGGGCCGGAGGAGGCGCTCTGAGGGACGGGCGGGCTCACTGCTGGGTGCGCGGGAAGGACACCTCGACCCGGCGGTTCTTCTTCCGGCCGGCCTCGGTGGAGTTGTCGGCGATGGGGTACTGCTCGCCGTAGCCGCGGACGTCGAAGGTGACCGCCGGGTCGTTCAGGTCCTGGTCGAGGACGGCCTGTACGGCGTTGGCGCGCTGCCTGGAGAGGGTGTCGCCGTGGGCCGAGGAGCCGAGGTCGTCGGTGAAGCCGAACACTCGGACGCGGGTCGCGTGCTGCTTCCTGATCTCCTCGACGATGACGGAGACGCGGGCCTTCGCCTCACCGCCGAGTTCGGAGCTGTCCTTGCCGAACAGCACCTCCGCCTGGAGGGCGAAGGTCACGTCGGCGTTGGTGTCCTCCCGCCGCTCGTCCCCGCTCTGGTCCTCCACGACCGACTTGATGTCCAGCACCTTGGCCTGCGCCAGCGTGGCCCCCTCCGGAAGCTTCAGATCCGGATCGGTGGGGTCGACTTTCACGGGGGCGGCGGGGGAGGGGGCGGTGCCGGGAGGGGTGCTGGGACCGGCGTCGTCGGCGACCGCTGTCGCGCCGTGCGTATACACGGTGAGCAGGAGGACAGCGGCGGTGAGCGCGAGACGGGGTGTGGTGGTCACTTCTGCCTCACCCGGAGATCTTGATGGTGGCGGAGGAGAAGGTCGGCAACTGGAAGTCCACCTCGGTCGCGTTCGCGGGGGGTGCCGGGAACTGCATGAAGACCGCCAGGCTGTCGCCTGCCCTCAGTGTCGAGAAACCTGTGGTCGTCAGCGGACGGCCCTCGGTGTCCCGTAGGACGTAGTACCGCTTCTTGCCCCGGGGATCGATGAGCGTGGCCCCGCCCAGAGACCTGCCGTTCCTGAGGATCTCGGTCTCGTTGCCGCTCAGGGCGGAGGGGACGACGACGCTGCCGGCACCGTCGTTCTTCAGAGTGCCGTTGACGGTGACGAAGCCCCCCGTGTCACGTTGTGCGGAGGTGATGCGCAGAAGGAGACCGTCCGAACCCTTCACTTCGGCCAGCGGCTCGTCCGACTGTCCCTCCTGGGCACTCGGACCGGAACCGGTCGCCTGGGAGGCGGACGCCGAACTGTGCGGCTTCTCGTCGTGACCGCCGCTTCCCCCGCAGCCGGTCGCACCGACGGCCAGACCGGCCGCGACCGACCATGCGACCATCCCCCTGCGGACCTTCGCAGTCAACCGAATGCTCATCGCTCCGCTTCCTTCGTCACTCATCGTTCGCTTGTCAGTCGGCCCAGATGGACGTCGAAGAGGTCTTCGGGCTTCGGGAGTCCCGCTGGGTCGTCCGGGTCCGGATCCCAGGTTCTGCCGTCGCAACTGAGCCGGGGCAGCGCGTCACCCTTGCCCCCCTTGTCGGGAGGTTCGAAGGTACAGAGCGGATCCACCACGGCGGTTGCGGACGCCGTGGACCTGAAGTCCTCGGTTCCGGGTACGACGGAACGGCCGACGGACCTGTTGGTCTCCACGTCGACCTCGTACGTCAGCGACTCCGGTGACTGACAGGCGCTCAGACGGGCATCGTTCTGCGCGGCGAGCTGTCCGGCCCGCCAGCACGGGTCGTCGATCGCTGCCCTGCCGTCGAAGACGTCCTGCCACTTCGCCGGGTCGGACAGCACCTGCACCCAGTCGTCCGTGAGCTGGGCACGGGCGTTCTGGGCCGCCGCGAGCGCTGCCGCGTCGGCGGCCGTCTGGGCACCGCTCCGGTTGACCGCGCCCTGACCGACCGCGAGGTAGGCCAGAGCAAGAAAGAGCAGGCCTGCCACCACCGTGAGGTAGATGGGGAAGGCCTGCCCTGCGTCGTGTCGTGGAGGAGTCAGCCGCCGGTGACCTGGGCGATCTTCTGGGTGATCGCGTCGTAGATCGACTGACCGATGCTCGTACCCGTGATCGCCAGCACGATCGCCACGACCACGGCGATGATGCCGAGGTACTCCACCGCGGTCTGCCCCCGGTCGTCGCGGGCCGCACGGGAGCGCAGGTACGCGACGGTGGTGTGGAACCATCTGCTCACGGTTTTCCCCTCCAACTGGGCCTCGGATGCCGGCAGCGTACGGTGCGACGCCCGGCCGGTCGGAGGGTCCCAGGGCCCAGGGGTGGGCCCAATTGCCGTGGGGGGTGTTCGGCCGGCTGGTCATGTCAGGACACCCCCAGCCACTTCGCCGTCGCCTGGGAGCGCGTGGTGCTGTGGAGCTTGGCGAAGATGTGGTTGATGTGGTTCTTGACCGTCTTCTCGCTGATGAAGCAGGCGGCGGCGATCTGCTGGTTGGTCATGCCGGACGCGATGAGGTCCATGATCTCCGCCTCCCTCGTACTCAGCCGGAACCGCGGTCGGAACGACTGTCCCACAGGGCATTGCAACTGCGAAAGCGATTCGGTCGAGAAATTGGTTAGTTCCGGGGGAGGTTGCCCGGTGTGATGTGCTGGTGCATCTTCGCTGAGGCCGGTAAGGAGGGCGCGTGCCGCACCCGGTGTGACATGCGGCCGTCCCTCCCGTACGTCCCGTACCGCCCGCACCAACTGCTCCGTCGTGAACTCGCCGTGCACCAGGTATCCCCCCGCTCCCAGCCGCAGCGCCTCCCGTACGGTCTCCGTCTCGTGGCTGTAGGTGAGCATCATGACGGGGGCCAGCCGTGCCAGGTGGGGCAACGCCGAGATTCCGTCGACTCCGGGCATCCGGACGTCGAGGAGGATGACGTCCGGCCGGTGCCGCAGCGCCGCCTCGTACGCCTCGCGGCCGTCCGTCGCCTCCGCCACCACCGTCGTGTCCGGGCGGTCCGACAGCAGGGCCGTCAGTCCCGCGCGGACCACGGGGTTGTCGTCGGCGATCAGCAGCCGCAGCGGCGGTGGGGCCGGCGCCGACGGCGGGAAGCCCGGCCGGGGTTCGCTGTGCGAGGCCCGCATGGTGCCTCCTCTCAGGCTTCCTGGGGTACGGGGTCGGCTGCCGGCAGGCGGAGGTCCAGGCGTACCTCCGTGCCGCCTTCGTGGCCGCCCCGCCCGATCCGGATGCGGGCACCCGCCTGCGCGGCCCGTTCGACCATCCCGAGGAGGCCGAAGTGGCCGCCGTCCCGCAGCCGTTGCAGGGTCGTGCCGGGCGGGAGGCCGGTGCCGTCGTCATGAATCGTGAGGCGCAGCAGACCGTCGTGGACCGTGGCCCGGATGTCCACCCGGGTCGCGGACGCATGGCGGTGGGCGTTCTCCAGGGCTTCCGTGGCGATGGCGAGGACGGGCCGGGTGAGCGCGGTGGGCAGGGACGGCAGGGCGGCGGCGTCCTCGGACCAGTGGCATGTCACCCGCAGGCCGGTGCGGGTGGTGAAGGCCCGCGCGTGGTCGGACAGGGCGTGCCACAGGAGGAGGGGGACCGTCGGGTCCGGCTGGTGCCGCCGCAGGTCCGTCAGCAGTTCCCGGGATTCGGCCGCCGCTCTGCGCGCCGAGCGGGACACCAGGTCCGCCTGTTCCCTGATGCGGGCCGGGTCGGGCGTCCGCGTCGCGGCCGTGACCGCCAGGCCGTCCGCCGCGAGGGCCACGCCGTACAGGGTCTTCGCCACGGAGTCGTGCATCTCGCGGGCCAGCCGGGCGCGTTCCGCGCTCACCGCCTCCGTCGCCGCGAGGCGGGCCTGCACCGTCGTCAGGGCCTGGGTCGCGGCGCCGAAGCGGAGCATCAGGCCGCGCAGGGTGGAGCCCATCGCACCGGTGATGACGCACAGGCCGGGCAGGAGGAGTGCCTCGGCGACGGGGGCGTGCCGGCCGGCCTTCAGGGTGGTGTGGACCAGGAGCAGGATCAGGGCTTCGAGGGAGGCGAAGCCGGCCGCGCCGCGCCAGCCGTAGACCAGGCCGGCCAGGAGCGGGGTGCAGACGCTGACGTAGGCGAGGGTGGTGTCCGGGCCAGCCGAGACGAGGAGGAAGGCGCCGCAGAGGGTGTCGGCGGCGAGGAGGCTGGGGTGGCGCAGGAGGAGGGGGCCGAAGCGTTCCCAGTCGCGGAAGAGGACGTAGGACACCATGAAGGTGACGACGACGGCCGCGCCGACCAGGCGGGCGCCCAGGCCGGGGGCGGCGTTGAGGAGGGCGGCGGGGGCCGACAGGACGGTCATCGCCAGGCGGAAGCCGAAGACCTGCCGGCACAGGGCTTGCAGGGCACGGATCTGAAGCTTCTCGGACGGCTCGGCGGGTACGACTGCCGGCCCCGGCGAGCCCCCCACCGCACCC contains:
- a CDS encoding PhoH family protein, coding for MVTSTKRHKPDRRTYVLDTSVLLADPNALTRFDEHEVVLPIVVVTELEAKRHHPELGYFARQALRLLDDYRVKHGRLDAPIPIGELGGTIRVELNHSDPSVLPSGYRLGDNDSRILAVARNLQAEGYDVTVVSKDLPLRIKASSVGLLAEEYRAELAITENSGWTGMSELTLPGEQVDILFEEGHVYVPEAADLPVHTGLTIQSERGKALGRVTADGNIRLVRGDREAFGIKGRSAEQRIALDLLLDPDVGILSMGGRAGTGKSALALCAGLEAVLERRQHQKVMVFRPLYAVGGQELGYLPGSESEKMSPWAQAVFDTLSAVTSREVIEEVTARGMLEVLPLTHIRGRSLHDAFVIVDEAQSLERNVLLTVLSRIGANSRVVLTHDVAQRDNLRVGRYDGVVAVVEKLKGHPLFAHVTLTRSERSQIAALVTEMLEDGHI
- a CDS encoding isoprenyl transferase, yielding MNLRDKLRGLLVRLYARRVEGHLDHAQVPKHIGVIMDGNRRWAKASGSSTVHGHRAGAEKIEEFLGWCSETDVEVVTLWLLSTDNFDRPRDELVPLLGIIEDVVRTLAADGRWRVHHVGTLDLLPAGMQRTLKEAEEATAHIDGIVVNVAIGYGGRQEIADAVRSMLLDAHDKGVPMAELADSVDVDMIGRHLYTRAQPDPDLVIRTSGEQRLSGFMLWQTAHSEYYFCEVFWPAFRKVDFLRAMRDYAARHRRYGG
- a CDS encoding GNAT family N-acetyltransferase; amino-acid sequence: MSDVHDTVVLRDVLDEDLEVLFAYEHDPEAVRRSTFTPRPRDDFLRHWRERVLPDPDCLVRTVTAGGEVAGSVVSWTVGGRRFLGYWLGRPYWGRGIGTRALGLFLELERVRPLYADPFSGNAASVRLLERHGFERVGTVRHGEREHTLLALGAAAPTT
- a CDS encoding LLM class flavin-dependent oxidoreductase → MTALGVVFRPQLPPERLRAVARLADEVGLEEELWLWEDCFLEGGVSMAAAALAWTERVRIGIGLLPVPLRNVAVTAMEAATLERLFPGRAVLTVGHGVQDWMGQVGARADSPLGLLGEHLDALRALLRGERVSVRGRYVRLDDVALDWPPRRPVDVLAGGTGPRTLRLSGAKADGTLLTAATSVDGVRRARRLAEEGRREAGRDGHHRVVVYLLAATGAGADARLRAELAAEGVASVPDVGVAGDAAAVAGAVRRLAEAGADTVVLQPTADEPDPEGFVRFAAEEVRPLLP
- a CDS encoding OmpA family protein, yielding MTTTPRLALTAAVLLLTVYTHGATAVADDAGPSTPPGTAPSPAAPVKVDPTDPDLKLPEGATLAQAKVLDIKSVVEDQSGDERREDTNADVTFALQAEVLFGKDSSELGGEAKARVSVIVEEIRKQHATRVRVFGFTDDLGSSAHGDTLSRQRANAVQAVLDQDLNDPAVTFDVRGYGEQYPIADNSTEAGRKKNRRVEVSFPRTQQ
- a CDS encoding pilus assembly protein TadG-related protein, translated to MTPPRHDAGQAFPIYLTVVAGLLFLALAYLAVGQGAVNRSGAQTAADAAALAAAQNARAQLTDDWVQVLSDPAKWQDVFDGRAAIDDPCWRAGQLAAQNDARLSACQSPESLTYEVDVETNRSVGRSVVPGTEDFRSTASATAVVDPLCTFEPPDKGGKGDALPRLSCDGRTWDPDPDDPAGLPKPEDLFDVHLGRLTSER
- a CDS encoding Flp family type IVb pilin; the protein is MSRWFHTTVAYLRSRAARDDRGQTAVEYLGIIAVVVAIVLAITGTSIGQSIYDAITQKIAQVTGG
- a CDS encoding response regulator, which codes for MRASHSEPRPGFPPSAPAPPPLRLLIADDNPVVRAGLTALLSDRPDTTVVAEATDGREAYEAALRHRPDVILLDVRMPGVDGISALPHLARLAPVMMLTYSHETETVREALRLGAGGYLVHGEFTTEQLVRAVRDVREGRPHVTPGAARALLTGLSEDAPAHHTGQPPPELTNFSTESLSQLQCPVGQSFRPRFRLSTREAEIMDLIASGMTNQQIAAACFISEKTVKNHINHIFAKLHSTTRSQATAKWLGVS
- a CDS encoding sensor histidine kinase; protein product: MTVTLPGRSGRTGTGAAATWRRFTHRAKGTTGGAGAPGGGAAPDEGLGGAASGGAAFEGAASEGAAFEGAVGGSPGPAVVPAEPSEKLQIRALQALCRQVFGFRLAMTVLSAPAALLNAAPGLGARLVGAAVVVTFMVSYVLFRDWERFGPLLLRHPSLLAADTLCGAFLLVSAGPDTTLAYVSVCTPLLAGLVYGWRGAAGFASLEALILLLVHTTLKAGRHAPVAEALLLPGLCVITGAMGSTLRGLMLRFGAATQALTTVQARLAATEAVSAERARLAREMHDSVAKTLYGVALAADGLAVTAATRTPDPARIREQADLVSRSARRAAAESRELLTDLRRHQPDPTVPLLLWHALSDHARAFTTRTGLRVTCHWSEDAAALPSLPTALTRPVLAIATEALENAHRHASATRVDIRATVHDGLLRLTIHDDGTGLPPGTTLQRLRDGGHFGLLGMVERAAQAGARIRIGRGGHEGGTEVRLDLRLPAADPVPQEA